GTTTTTCTCAGGACCGCACCAAGTCGTGAGATTCGATGGTCGACAGAGTCGCTTCCCGAACCGTTCCCAATCCGCATGCTGCGAAATTTATGAAGAACGAAAAGACGTCCTCCAAGTCCCGGTCGCAATTGCTGAAAGAGAACTGGGCTCCCCATACTCGCTCGCACGCATACAGCAATCACTAGCATCAAAGGAGCTGCCACTATCAGGCAGAGCGAGCCGACAAGCAGATCCAGGCCGCGCTTCCAAATCGGGATTTGGTGTGAGTATGCGTCCACGATACTTCGGTACCGAGCGGATGTGCCCGATTCACGACCGGATAGAGCTTCGCATACAATTTCAACGCATGCCAGAGTCTCAGTTCTAATCCAGTGGGGAGTTCTATGCGTTGGGTGTTCGTGGCTATCCTTTTCGCCGGCGTTGGCTGCTATGGTCAAACGCAATCTGCCGGGGCACAGGCTAATTCGACGGCAGCCAACCAATCCACCTCCGGGGGTCCCAAAGCGGAAATCTCTGGTCAAGTGTTCGATTCGGCGACCGGGCAACCGTTAAAAAAGACGTGGGTGACCGCGCGAGTCCTCGAGAAAAGCGGACGCAGTGGCTCAACCGCTGTGAGTGATGCTCAGGGTCACTTCTTACTGAAGGACCTGGAGGCCGGACGCTACACTCTCGCGGCCCAGCGCAACGGCTATGTAAACCAAACTTACGGGCAGAAGAATGCAGGCGAGCAGGGAACGACCATCTCCCTGAACGCGGGGCAAAAGCTAACCGACATCGTTTTTCGGCTCATTCAAGGCGGCGTGATTTCCGGCCGCATCGTGGATGAAGACTCGGAGCCGCTATCTCGAGTTCAGGTGCAGGCGCTACAGTTCCGATACATGCAAGGTCGTCGTCGACTCATGCCTCTCGGTAACGCCGTCAGCGATGATCGGGGTGAGTATCGAATCTTCGGAATCCGCCCCGGACAGGTATACATTCGGGCAACGCTTCGCGGATCGGGAATGTACGCCGGCCCGGGAGACGCCGTTGATCCTTCCGCCCCTTCGGAAACAACCTCTTATCCACCGGTCTTCTATCCCAATGTGACAGACGCGAGCCAAGCGTCGGCGCTCACGGTACGCGGCGGAGACGAGCTTCGCGCCGACTTTTCGATGAGTCCCCAGAGGTCCTACACGGTAAGCGGACGTATCGTCGGGGGAGCGCAGGGAACATCAGGACGCGGCGCTTGGCTGATGCTGGTAAAACGTGGGGAAAGCGAATTCGCTTTTGGTCGCGGCCCGAACACCAGCGCGCGCGAGGACAATACGTTCACGTTCAAACAAGTGCTTCCCGGGTCTTATAACCTGATCGCGCAACAGGAAGACGACAAATCGTCCGCGAGTGGACGGATCGAAGTGGATGTGCGTGAAGGAGACATTCAGGGCCTGGTTGTTTCGCTATCGCCAAAAGTAGACGTGACTGGCCATGTGATATTCGATGGCGGCGGGTCGTCAGCCAAGCCATCTTCGGTTCAGATTGCACTATCCCCAGAAGACGCCCAGGACTTCATGCGGGGTGCATACGCCCATGCGAAGGAGGATGGTTCATTTACGCTTCAGGCGTCGGCTGACGAGAGGTATAGGGTCGGCTCCTATGGCGCTCCTCCGGAGATGTATCTCAAATCCGCAACCGCGGGCCGTGACGACGTACTGGAGAAAGGGTTCAGTCCAGCCAGCAGCCGAAGTCTGGACTTGGTGTTTGCCACCGGAGCCAAGCTTAGCGGGGTAATTTCCGGCGCCGACGATAAACCCGATCCGGGTGTGACTGTCGTCCTCGTCCCGGAGCAGCGCCTCAGCGGGACTGCGGATCGATTCCGAACGGTGACAACGGATCAGAACGGACGCTATCAGGTTCAGGGACTTCGTCCCGGCACTTATCGGGTTTACGCATTCGAGCACATCGAACCAGGCGCTTACGAGGACGAAGAGTGGTTGAAGAGCTTTACCGCGCAGGCACATACCGTCCGACTATCGGAATCTGCCCAGGAAACGTTAGATCTGAAATCCATTCCGGTTGGCACGGAAACACAGCAGTGAAATGACTGGTCTTATCAGTCTTTCGGGTGTAAATTGACGCAATCTCCCCGTATAATCTGACAGTATGCCGAAGTACTCAATCGTGGTGCCGTTTCATAACGAGCAGGAGAACGTCACCGTTCTGTATGACCGCTTGAAGGGCGTGATGGAGGCATACTCCGAGAGTTTCGAACTCGTTTTTGTAGATGACGGGAGTACGGATCTCACCTTCCACCTGCTGAGCGAGATTGCCGCGATTGATAGCCGCGTCACTGTAGTAAAGCTACGGAGAAACTTCGGTCAAACATCTGCCCTTGCAGCGGGCTTCGACCACGCCTCCGGCGA
This genomic window from Terriglobales bacterium contains:
- a CDS encoding carboxypeptidase regulatory-like domain-containing protein, giving the protein MRWVFVAILFAGVGCYGQTQSAGAQANSTAANQSTSGGPKAEISGQVFDSATGQPLKKTWVTARVLEKSGRSGSTAVSDAQGHFLLKDLEAGRYTLAAQRNGYVNQTYGQKNAGEQGTTISLNAGQKLTDIVFRLIQGGVISGRIVDEDSEPLSRVQVQALQFRYMQGRRRLMPLGNAVSDDRGEYRIFGIRPGQVYIRATLRGSGMYAGPGDAVDPSAPSETTSYPPVFYPNVTDASQASALTVRGGDELRADFSMSPQRSYTVSGRIVGGAQGTSGRGAWLMLVKRGESEFAFGRGPNTSAREDNTFTFKQVLPGSYNLIAQQEDDKSSASGRIEVDVREGDIQGLVVSLSPKVDVTGHVIFDGGGSSAKPSSVQIALSPEDAQDFMRGAYAHAKEDGSFTLQASADERYRVGSYGAPPEMYLKSATAGRDDVLEKGFSPASSRSLDLVFATGAKLSGVISGADDKPDPGVTVVLVPEQRLSGTADRFRTVTTDQNGRYQVQGLRPGTYRVYAFEHIEPGAYEDEEWLKSFTAQAHTVRLSESAQETLDLKSIPVGTETQQ